TAATAATATATCTAAAAAACTATTAGCAATAACCGAACTCTATGGCAGAGGCTAAAAACTATAGCGATTTTAGGCTATTAATGATATAATAAGTATTACACATATAAGATATAATCTTTTATATATAAGCAAATAGGTCAAATGCTATGTAATTCATTTTATCTTACATTTACACCTAAACAATGACAATAATAGAATAAATCACATAACATTTTTGGCTATGACATAAGCTTAATATCGAAAACATATGCTTATAGTGTATATAAAATTATCAGGATAAGGTGATTATATGCGTACAGTAATTATAATAATATTTTTAGCTATCTATTTGATTCTTGCTTTACCTGTACTTATAATAGGATTTATTGTAGGTCTATTTTCCAAAAAAGATCAATACAAAATTGGAAAATTCATTGTAACTCATCTATGTAGAGGTATCATGTTTTTAACAGGAAGCAGAGTTACAGTTACTGGTATAGATAACATTCCAGATGAAACTGTATTATTTGTAGGAAACCACCGTAGTATATTTGACGTTGTTTTACTAATTAAAGTCATTAATCGTCCTTTTGGTTTTATCGGTAAAAAAGAATTAACAAAAATACCTTATTTGAATTTAATACTAAAATTAATGGGTGGATTATTCTTAGACAGAAGCAATTTACGAGCAGGACTGAAAGTTATTCTAGCTGGTATCGATATGTTGAAAAAAGGTTTTTCAATGCTGATTTTTCCAGAGGGTACCAGAAATAAGAACGGCGAAGAACCTTTACCCTTTAAGCAAGGTAGTTTGAAGTTAGCTGAAAAAGCCAATGTACCGATTGTTCCTTTCAGTATTAAGGGAACAGACAATATATTCGAAAACACTAACGGGCTCAAGGTTAAGGCGAGCAAAGTCAAACTTAATTTTGGGAAACCTATTCTTCTAAGTGAACTACCTGAAGAAGATTCCAAAAAGAGCGCTGTTTATGTCCGATCAATAGTTGTGGATCTGCTAAGTGACATGCTCCCCCACTAAACCTATAATACGGTTTTGAGGGGGCTTCTTGGGATGTAGTAACCTAATGGTTACTATTATTACCAAACTCTACGGGTAAGCCCTACCCTGTAATATTTTAATATTGCAACAACAATTTACCTTGATTTTTAATGTTTATACTTGCATTTAGGTCTCTATCTATTGAATTACCACACTTACAAGTATATACTCTTTCTGATAGTTTCAAGTCTTTTTTTACTGCACCACAAATTGAACAGGTTTTACTTGATGGATAGAATCTGTCTATCTTCACAAGTTGTTTCCCTCTTAATTCAGCTTTATATTTAAGCATTGAAATGAACATTCCCCAACCATTATCAGATACGCTTTTACCAAATTTCAATACTTGGCTCATACCTTTCATATTTAGGTCTTCTATCGCTATAGCATTGTATTTATTTATTAATTGAGTAGATAGTTTATGTAAAAAATCCGATCTTGAATTTTTGATTTTATAGTGTATTTTTGCTACTTTAATCTTTTGTTTATACCAATTATTCGAAAACCTTACCATACGTGATAATTTCCTTTGTGCCTTGATAAGTTTAGCTTCTAACATACGAAAAAATCTAGGATACTTGCCTCTTTGGTTTTCAGAGCTAACAAACAGTTCTTTCATTGAAAAATCTAAACCTACTATGTTGCCGTTACTTGGAACTTGAATTATTTCTTTTTCAAATTCAGTAGTAATACTTACAAAATAAGCACCTGTAGGTACTTGACTTATAGTAGCAGATAATATTTTATGATTTCTAGGTATTTCTCTATGAAATTTAGTTTTTAGTAATCCTAATTTTGGGAACTTCAACATACTGCCTTCTATTCTTATTGAATTGTTAGTGTTTTTGGTTGTATAAGATTTGATATTGTTTCTTTTAGATTTGAATCTAGGATATTTAGCTCTCTTTTGAAAGAAATTCTTAAAAGCAGTATCTAAATTCCTAAGTGCAGATTGAAGAGAAACACTATCCACTTCTTTAAGCCAAGTTAAATCTTTTTTTAAAGCTGTTAACTCTTTAGCTTGATTAACATAAGTAGTTGATTTTTCTTCATTCTTGTATAATTCAATTCTTTGATTAAGAAAACGATTGAATACAAATCTAGTACAGCCGAAGGTTTTATGAATCAAAATCAGTTGTTCCTTATTAGGATATATTCTATATTTGAAAGCTTTATTGATTTTCATAGATTTTCCCTCTTCCTTATGTTATAATTATATCGCAATTCAATTTAGTTGTAAAGGAGTTTTTAAGATGAATGATAGTGAATTCAAAAGTAATAGACATTCAATATACAATCTAAAATATCATTTGGTTGTAATAACTAAATATAGACACAAATGTATTAACAAAGAACTATTAGACGACCTAAATGAAATATTCAAAAACATAATTGAAGGAAAAAACGGAACTATAATCGAATTTAATGGAGAACCTGACCATATCCATTTACTATTTGAAACACCTCCCCAAGTGGAATTAGCAAAATTAGTTAATACTCTAAAGACTGTTTCTTCAAGACTTATTAGGAAAAAACATAGTGAATATTTAAAAGAATATTACTGTAAACCCGTATTTTGGAGTAGAAGTTATTGCATTTTAACAACTGGAGGAGCAACAATAGAAATGATTGAGAAATATATTCGCTCTCAAGCAGGAGTTAAAGATTAAAAACCGTTCCGATTCATCTCCCTCCTAGTTAGAGGAGGGGGTTTTCTCGAAACATCTAAATAAATAAAATGACTTATATAGAATATCATTAGTTTTTTATATAGAGAAACGTGTTGAGGAAATTTGATATTATTGAATTTCCTCTTTGATTTTTGTCTTGATTAATGATAAAATATATAGAACGCACTAATATGTGTTTTTCAAAGGAGGTGCACCTATGGCATGGTGGGAAATTCTATTACTTGTACTAGGAATTATTGCTGTCATACTTGTCATTCTATATTTTGTTGGAAGAAAATTACAAGGTAAAGCTGATAATCAGCAAACAATGATAGATCAGAACAAGGTGACAACTTCTATACTTGTTATAGATAAAAAGAAACAGAAAGTTAAAGATTCTAATTTACCAAAAGTGGTACAAGATCAGATTCCTAAATACATTCGTTTTAGAAAATTACCTATGGTAAAAGCAAAAATCGGTCCTAAGATTACTACTTTATTGTGTGATGACAAAGTTTTCAAAGCACTACCTGTTAAGAGAATGGTAAAAGTAGATCTAGCTGGTATGTATATAGTTGGAATGAAAGGTTTTAAAAAATAAAAAGAAGCCAAGACATTAATTTGTCTTGGCTTTTATACTAGCTCCAACAAAGTCTCTAAATAATGGATGTACTTTGTTAGGTCTTGATTTGAATTCTGGGTGAAATTGAACACCAACGAACCATGGATGATCATCTATTTCTACCATTTCAACTAATCTATCATCAGGTGAAACTCCAACTATATTAAGTCCAGCATCTACAAGTGTATCTTTATATTCGTTATTGAATTCATATCTGTGTCTATGTCTTTCATAAATCAATTCAGATTCATAAGCATCATATGCTTTAGAGCCTTTTTTAACCTTACATGGATATGCTCCCAATCTCATAGTGCCACCTAATTCATCAATATCTTTCTGTTCTGGCATTAAGTCAATAACAGGATACTCAGTTTTAGGGTCAAGTTCAGAACTATGAGCACTATCATATCCTAATACACTTCTTGAATACTCAATAACAGCACACTGCATACCTAGACATATACCGAAAAATGGAACTTTGTTTTCTCTTGCATACTTGACAGCTAAGATTTTACCATCAATACCTCTATCTCCAAAACCTCCAGGAACCAATACGCCATCAGCATCCTTTAGATAGCTGTCGATATTATCGCTATTGACATCTTCTGAGTTAACCCAGATAACTTCAAGCTTAGTCTTATGATAAATTCCAGCATGTTTCAAAGATTCTACAATAGAGATATATGCATCATGTAATTCAACGTATTTACCTACTAGTGCAATCTTAACAAGATTAGTCATAGATTTTTCTCTAGCTATCATTTCCTGCCATTCAGTTAAATCAGGCTCATTACAGCTGAGATTCATTTTTTCACATACAATATTAGCTAATCCTTCTTTTTCTAACATAAGTGGTACTTCATATAAAGTATCAGCATCTAAATTCTGTATAACACATTCTTTTTTTACATTACAGAAAAGAGCTATTTTTTCTTTTGTCTCATTTGATAATTCATGCTCTGTTCTACATACTAAAACATCTGGTAAAATACCGATTGAACGTAACTCTTTCACTGAGTGTTGAGTTGGTTTAGTTTTTATTTCACCAGCTTTTGTGAGATAAGGAATAAGTGTAACATGTATATACAATACATTTTCTGGTCCTACTTCAGCAGACACTTGTCTAATTGCTTCCATGAAAGGTAAACTTTCAATATCTCCTACTGTTCCTCCTATTTCTGTGATGACAATATCAGAATGGGCACTTTTACCTACTCTGTATACTCTCTCTTTGATAGCATTAGTTATATGTGGAATAACTTGTACTGTCGCACCTAGATATTCGCCTTTTCTTTCTTTGTTAAGTACAGACCAGTAGATTTTACCAGTGGTAATATTACTATACTTGCTAAGATTTTCGTTGATAAATCTTTCGTAATGTCCAAGGTCTAAGTCTGTTTCAGCTCCATCTTCAGTAACAAATACCTCTCCATGTTGATACGGACTCATTGTGCCAGGGTCAATGTTAATGTAGGGGTCAAATTTTTGTATAGTAACTTTTTTGCCTCTAGCTTTTAAAAGTCTTCCTAACGAAGCAGCTGTTATGCCCTTTCCTAGTCCGGAAACAACACCTCCCGTAACAAAAATGTATTTCGTTTGCATCCTCATTTCACCTCATAGTTTTTTTATTTAAATGATTACTCTATAAAAAGTAGTTTAAACAATTTTGTTCTTACTACTTTTTATAATGAATCTTATATACATTTAATTTTCGTTTTATATTTAATACAACCTCTTTATTTTATTATTAGTTGGAGAAATAGTCAATAACAAATTTAATTTTCGTTTATTTTACTTAAAATAACTTCCATAGCTTTCTCTAATTGTATATCTTTTTGGCTAATACTATCATGTAGACATTTATTAAGAGCATTGAGTGTAGGATAATCTGCAACACCATAAGCTCTTAAACCCATTTTTTTCTGAAACTCTGTAATAGCCTTTTCAGTCTTTTCATCGTACATGTTATCTGGTTCATCTATTTCGTAACCAAGATATTCTAATATCAGTTCGACAACCTTTACTTCAACCATTTCATCGTTCAGAAATAATCTCTCTGAGCTAATGATATAATTCGGAACTGGAACTTCATAATCTGGTTTAACTCCTATACCATTTATTTTGTGTCCATCTCTCGAAAAAAATTCTTCCATTGTTAATTTTATTGAATATTTATCTGTCATATCATAAATATATTGAGCTACACCTTTACCAAAAGTCGTTTCTCCTACTGTAACACCTATGCCTGAATCTTTGATTGCAGCAGCAATGAATTCACTAGCAGAAGCAGTATTTTCGTTAGTAAGAACAACCAGTTCAAAAGGGGCCTTCTTCAAATCACTAGTATATATTGTTTCATATCCTTCTTTGTTTACAAACTTGACAATAGGACCTTCTGGAACTAATAATTTGCACAAATCAACTCCAGTTCCTACATAACCACCTGAATTATCTCTTAAGTCAAATATTAGATACTTAACGCCTTTCTTCTTGGCTTTGTTAAGGTATGGTTCTATATCTTCAGCTACATTAGCATTTATACCATTAATTTTAATATAATTGATTTTATCTAAAACTTCATCATCAACTTTGGGAAATAACTTTTTCATATCCTCAGTCTCTATAGCTGATGTTTTAACAAGTTTTCTTTTTACATCTAGTGTAATTTCCTCTTTCCCTCTTTTTAGAGTTATAGAGACTCTAGTTCCTTCTTCACCACTTAATTTATTAATTACATCTTGGAAGGCTAACCCTTTAATACTATACCCATCAATAGCAATTATGATATCCTCCGCTTTCATTCCTGCTTTTATAGCTGGTGAGTCAGGTAGTGGGCTAACTATTTTTACGTATTCACCGTCTTGAACTACCTCTATCCCTACTCCAACGAATTCACCTGAAATAGTCTTAACTAATTTATCTGCTTCTTTAGTTTTTAGAAATTTCGAATAAGGATCCAGATTATAGAACATGCCATAAGCTGCTGCTTCAAACAATTGTTCCTCAGTTACTTCCGATCCAGCATAATATTCCATTATATTCTCATATATAATTTCTAAATAATTTTCATACTTGTCTATATCGTCATCATTCGCATTAACATTTACAGGTACTATCAGCATACACAATACCATAGTTACTATAACTACTTTCTTAAAAAATCTTCTCATGAAAACCCTTCCTTAACGATTAATTTATAATCCATCTTTACTCATCTATCTTTTCCCTTTAAGTTGTTACATTTTAAATAAATGAGTATGATATCTATCTATTGAATCTTTCTATAATAACTTGATATATCTTCTCTTAAATAATCTATAAGATTATCAATTATTGCACTTGCTTCTATTTTAGCTAACCATTTTGTCGGATACAAATATCCCTCTTTTTCTTCAATTATACCTAATTTATAACCAGCTAAGATTGCTTTTCTAGCCCATGGTGATATATTGTAATCATCTTTGAAAGGTGTTACGGTATTATCAATTTTACCAATCTTTTCAAGTCCTATAACTCTTATTAGAATACAAAATGCTTCTTGTCTAGAAATTGGTTTCGATACATTAAATACATCTCCAACACCTTTAATCAATTTAGCATCATAAGCAGCCATGATATAAGGATATAAAGGATGATCCGGCTTAACATCACCGAAAATGATTTCCATTGGATTTTTGTTTCTACTTCTAGTTGTAACTATATATTTACTTGTATCTATATTCATAGCTAGACATACGGTTTTTATGAATTCACCTCTGGATATTGCTTCTAATTGCATGGATTTGTGTGGAATCTCTTTCATTATCTCCATACTATATAATTTCTTCATATGTTCGCTGGCTGGATTGCTTTCCAAAAAGTCTAGACCAGCTGGAATAGGAAGTTTTTCTATCTGATTTGGTGTACTTATAGTAACACCGTTTTCCTTTTGAGCTTTAGTCAAATTAGGATGATTAGTTGTTATATTATATTTTAATGATGCTTCTCTTTCAAGTCTTTGATTGTACGTTCCATCAAAACTTATAGGAAAAGGAGACGTTTTATCGTAGTACATAGTCTTCTTCGCTTCAAGAGAAGGATTGAGTGTTATCTGCATTCTATCATTAGGACCGATTATGTCCATATTATATTTTCCGGATTCAACTTTGGACCAAGGTTGATCATAACCATATACCGAACCTTCTGTCCTAATGTTATATGTTTCATTATCACTTGAAATGAATCTAGCATCATAGGATACAGAAGTATCATAATAGCTGACCCCTGGTGTAATATCTTCTACACCTGTTAATGAATATGTAGAAAATGTATTATCCAGATTATATGTAACACTATCTACAACTATTTTTTCTTTCCAACTAGTAACGTTAGAATCTCTTACAATCTGTTTCTTGAACTCTCCATCAACATAATAAAATGAAGTTGTAAACTTGATATCTCTAGTAAGAGTACATTTTTTTTCTGCATTGGTAGCTGATATGTAATAATTTTCAGTATAGCTTCCCATATCTTTTGTATCAATTACACTATCATTTTTAGTTACTTTTATAGTCCCTTCAACTTCTATAGGTTCACCAGATATATACACCACTTCTTTATATCTCATGGTTCTTGATTTTTGAGGTTTCACAGGAACATATTTCTCTATAGTCTTAGGTAAATTAGTTCCTTCTGATATTCCACCAAAATATCCCATATCTCCCATATCTGCATAAACATATAGACTTGTTAAACTAAAAGCAAATATAAGAAATATTATTTTCACACCTATCTTTTTCATATAAATGTCCACCTCTTTCTAGGATTTTACATATACTATTTTTCTACGAGAATAATATAACCGTTAACATCTCTAGCTCCAGTTGATGCTAATTTGTTTATGAGATATTCGTCTGTAATAACTCTTATTACATCACCTTTTTCTAACATATCAGGTGAAATTACTTCATTATTTTTAATGATTATAGAATTAGCCAATATATTGATTTTTCCATAGCTATTTTTATAACTTAGATCCTTCCACTTATCTTTTGTTTTATTATATACGATAGTATCTTTTATACTAATAGCCCCATTCGCTATTTCATATATCTCACCTTTGACTCCATCTTTACAATAAGGATTTTCTATTATATATTTTGCTTTTGTACCATCGGATATGATAGTATACACATCATCCACCTTAGTCTTCTCAGAATAATCCAAGAAATCTGTTTGAGGAACTATACCTTTTGCATCCATAATCACTGTTTCATAATCTGTAGTAAACATACGTGGTATTGGGGAATATATCCACTCCATACCTTTTAGCAATGCGAATGATTGAACTTGCATGTTTTCATTTTCATTGATGCTCTTGATTCTTCCCCTGAATATTGATGTAGAATCATTACCAGGTTCTTTTGTTATATTGACTATAACTGCTTTATTATTCCCATTCAAAACAACTTGAGCATAATCTGGAGAAACGATATTGTTGTCTTCTAGTAATTTACCATTCTTTACTACAATAGTACCATCATTGGTATTAATGTAATTAGAATTCTTTAATATCTTGAATTTGTTATTACCATTGGAATAAGTTACATTATCTTTAGCCAATACACTTTCTCTTCCAGTTGCAAAAGTTACTTTTAGTATTTTTTCATCATCATAGTATTTTTCACTGGCTACATAAACACTGGTATCAGGTGATTTTAAATAGTTCATTGCATAATCTAAGGAAATCTGTTTAGAATCCAAAAAATATTCTATGTTTTTGGACGAAATATCCAATATCTTTGATTGAGTGTATTCTCTCCATCCAGCATTAGTTAATTCATAACTATTAAGTAAAGTAAGTGTTCTTTGTGAATTGTTCAAGTTTCCCAGAGTTCCTTTATAAAGGTTGGCCACTGTATTACCGTATTCGTCAACTTGAATTTCTTTAACAGATTCTGAAATTGTTCCTGGTTCAAATACTGCTTGATTAATAAGTAATTTGACTACTTGTCCTTCTTGTAAATCAAACTGAGATATATTTTGATCTGCTCTTTTTACAGGAATATTAGTAGATATATCATATACTGTTGATGTCAGATCATCAAATTGTATTCCTAATTTTAATCCATTAACACCATTATTGACTATACGGTTGATAGTCCCGTATTTTACAATATAATTAGTCTTTGCACTTATAGCTATTACATTCTTACCATCCAAAGACAACTTCATATCAATTAAATCCCCTGCTTCTACATCATCAATAGTAGTATCTCTAGGATCGAATCTAAAATCAGGGAACATTTCATCTATATATCCTATTTCATCTTCTGTATCATAATATTGTTGTTTTTCTACTGCAAGACCCTTTTTCTGATAATTCTTAGTTACTTCTTTTCCGTCCCAAGTTATGATTGTTATATAATTGAAAGTTGGATTGTTTTCCTTAACAATACCACTTAATTGGTCAAATATCATTTGGTCACCCGCAAGTTGTATTTTGTCGACTATATTATTGTCTATAAACAATTTCACCTTACTACCTACAGGTGCATTGGTCATATCTACTTTCAGGTCATTAATTCTGATTGTACCGTCAGTATTATTATATAGTCCATCTTTCATTTGGAAAGAATAGTTGATACCTTTATCACTAGTTATAGTGATCTTACCAGAACTTATGTCGTTAAGAGGTTGTAATACCCCTTCTAATTCATAAGGACTGTCAATTCCTTTACTATATGCATATAACATTTCTTCAGTATCATTATTAACAAGATATTCTATGTATTCCCCTTCTCTTAAGCTAAGTAATCCATCAATTACTCCATTAGTTAGTACAGGAACATTCTTAGTGAATACTTGTCCATTGGATTTTTTCGTATATTCATAATTAACTTCATTTACTTTCCCATTTTCATCTTTAATCAATATCCTTCTTGTTGCCAAATTATCTGATGCACCCATAGAATTACTATCTTCTATATATGCTACTGTACCATTTAATTTGGATACATTCATGGTATTGTATACTATATCGTCCAGATTCTTTAATATCTGAGCCATCTGCTCTCTTGTGACTTTCCCTTTCGGATTAAATGCTCCATTGTTACCGACCATTATTTTCTTTTGTGTAACAGCTTCTACATAAGGGATAAATTCTCTATCGATTTTTTCCCAATCATTATAATTAAATACTTGTGTCTGCTTGTAAAGAGGGCTAATCAAATCAGGCTGTTGTGTATTGATCGCTTTCACTAACCATACAGCTAATTGTTCTCTTGTAACAGGTCCTCTTCTCATAAAATTCTCAGATGGGTTTAACTC
The sequence above is a segment of the Vallitalea longa genome. Coding sequences within it:
- a CDS encoding lysophospholipid acyltransferase family protein, with the protein product MRTVIIIIFLAIYLILALPVLIIGFIVGLFSKKDQYKIGKFIVTHLCRGIMFLTGSRVTVTGIDNIPDETVLFVGNHRSIFDVVLLIKVINRPFGFIGKKELTKIPYLNLILKLMGGLFLDRSNLRAGLKVILAGIDMLKKGFSMLIFPEGTRNKNGEEPLPFKQGSLKLAEKANVPIVPFSIKGTDNIFENTNGLKVKASKVKLNFGKPILLSELPEEDSKKSAVYVRSIVVDLLSDMLPH
- the tnpB gene encoding IS200/IS605 family element RNA-guided endonuclease TnpB, which encodes MKINKAFKYRIYPNKEQLILIHKTFGCTRFVFNRFLNQRIELYKNEEKSTTYVNQAKELTALKKDLTWLKEVDSVSLQSALRNLDTAFKNFFQKRAKYPRFKSKRNNIKSYTTKNTNNSIRIEGSMLKFPKLGLLKTKFHREIPRNHKILSATISQVPTGAYFVSITTEFEKEIIQVPSNGNIVGLDFSMKELFVSSENQRGKYPRFFRMLEAKLIKAQRKLSRMVRFSNNWYKQKIKVAKIHYKIKNSRSDFLHKLSTQLINKYNAIAIEDLNMKGMSQVLKFGKSVSDNGWGMFISMLKYKAELRGKQLVKIDRFYPSSKTCSICGAVKKDLKLSERVYTCKCGNSIDRDLNASINIKNQGKLLLQY
- the tnpA gene encoding IS200/IS605 family transposase, with the protein product MNDSEFKSNRHSIYNLKYHLVVITKYRHKCINKELLDDLNEIFKNIIEGKNGTIIEFNGEPDHIHLLFETPPQVELAKLVNTLKTVSSRLIRKKHSEYLKEYYCKPVFWSRSYCILTTGGATIEMIEKYIRSQAGVKD
- a CDS encoding CTP synthase, whose amino-acid sequence is MQTKYIFVTGGVVSGLGKGITAASLGRLLKARGKKVTIQKFDPYINIDPGTMSPYQHGEVFVTEDGAETDLDLGHYERFINENLSKYSNITTGKIYWSVLNKERKGEYLGATVQVIPHITNAIKERVYRVGKSAHSDIVITEIGGTVGDIESLPFMEAIRQVSAEVGPENVLYIHVTLIPYLTKAGEIKTKPTQHSVKELRSIGILPDVLVCRTEHELSNETKEKIALFCNVKKECVIQNLDADTLYEVPLMLEKEGLANIVCEKMNLSCNEPDLTEWQEMIAREKSMTNLVKIALVGKYVELHDAYISIVESLKHAGIYHKTKLEVIWVNSEDVNSDNIDSYLKDADGVLVPGGFGDRGIDGKILAVKYARENKVPFFGICLGMQCAVIEYSRSVLGYDSAHSSELDPKTEYPVIDLMPEQKDIDELGGTMRLGAYPCKVKKGSKAYDAYESELIYERHRHRYEFNNEYKDTLVDAGLNIVGVSPDDRLVEMVEIDDHPWFVGVQFHPEFKSRPNKVHPLFRDFVGASIKAKTN
- a CDS encoding S41 family peptidase; amino-acid sequence: MRRFFKKVVIVTMVLCMLIVPVNVNANDDDIDKYENYLEIIYENIMEYYAGSEVTEEQLFEAAAYGMFYNLDPYSKFLKTKEADKLVKTISGEFVGVGIEVVQDGEYVKIVSPLPDSPAIKAGMKAEDIIIAIDGYSIKGLAFQDVINKLSGEEGTRVSITLKRGKEEITLDVKRKLVKTSAIETEDMKKLFPKVDDEVLDKINYIKINGINANVAEDIEPYLNKAKKKGVKYLIFDLRDNSGGYVGTGVDLCKLLVPEGPIVKFVNKEGYETIYTSDLKKAPFELVVLTNENTASASEFIAAAIKDSGIGVTVGETTFGKGVAQYIYDMTDKYSIKLTMEEFFSRDGHKINGIGVKPDYEVPVPNYIISSERLFLNDEMVEVKVVELILEYLGYEIDEPDNMYDEKTEKAITEFQKKMGLRAYGVADYPTLNALNKCLHDSISQKDIQLEKAMEVILSKINEN
- a CDS encoding S-layer homology domain-containing protein, yielding MKKIGVKIIFLIFAFSLTSLYVYADMGDMGYFGGISEGTNLPKTIEKYVPVKPQKSRTMRYKEVVYISGEPIEVEGTIKVTKNDSVIDTKDMGSYTENYYISATNAEKKCTLTRDIKFTTSFYYVDGEFKKQIVRDSNVTSWKEKIVVDSVTYNLDNTFSTYSLTGVEDITPGVSYYDTSVSYDARFISSDNETYNIRTEGSVYGYDQPWSKVESGKYNMDIIGPNDRMQITLNPSLEAKKTMYYDKTSPFPISFDGTYNQRLEREASLKYNITTNHPNLTKAQKENGVTISTPNQIEKLPIPAGLDFLESNPASEHMKKLYSMEIMKEIPHKSMQLEAISRGEFIKTVCLAMNIDTSKYIVTTRSRNKNPMEIIFGDVKPDHPLYPYIMAAYDAKLIKGVGDVFNVSKPISRQEAFCILIRVIGLEKIGKIDNTVTPFKDDYNISPWARKAILAGYKLGIIEEKEGYLYPTKWLAKIEASAIIDNLIDYLREDISSYYRKIQ
- a CDS encoding S-layer homology domain-containing protein: MKKIISCLLIVALMITVVPVNAVTDPGVLKEQVQNVYLARSNGDSIIENLKFKDVSSSSWAIEPIIRFGALEVIKGYNENNAKKYRPKSSISNEESLAVILRVLGMEEAAQQAGNQLLQNNPDLPDHVLTLWTKGYLQLANNMGLITVDDLDSAFVEEQSELNPSENFMRRGPVTREQLAVWLVKAINTQQPDLISPLYKQTQVFNYNDWEKIDREFIPYVEAVTQKKIMVGNNGAFNPKGKVTREQMAQILKNLDDIVYNTMNVSKLNGTVAYIEDSNSMGASDNLATRRILIKDENGKVNEVNYEYTKKSNGQVFTKNVPVLTNGVIDGLLSLREGEYIEYLVNNDTEEMLYAYSKGIDSPYELEGVLQPLNDISSGKITITSDKGINYSFQMKDGLYNNTDGTIRINDLKVDMTNAPVGSKVKLFIDNNIVDKIQLAGDQMIFDQLSGIVKENNPTFNYITIITWDGKEVTKNYQKKGLAVEKQQYYDTEDEIGYIDEMFPDFRFDPRDTTIDDVEAGDLIDMKLSLDGKNVIAISAKTNYIVKYGTINRIVNNGVNGLKLGIQFDDLTSTVYDISTNIPVKRADQNISQFDLQEGQVVKLLINQAVFEPGTISESVKEIQVDEYGNTVANLYKGTLGNLNNSQRTLTLLNSYELTNAGWREYTQSKILDISSKNIEYFLDSKQISLDYAMNYLKSPDTSVYVASEKYYDDEKILKVTFATGRESVLAKDNVTYSNGNNKFKILKNSNYINTNDGTIVVKNGKLLEDNNIVSPDYAQVVLNGNNKAVIVNITKEPGNDSTSIFRGRIKSINENENMQVQSFALLKGMEWIYSPIPRMFTTDYETVIMDAKGIVPQTDFLDYSEKTKVDDVYTIISDGTKAKYIIENPYCKDGVKGEIYEIANGAISIKDTIVYNKTKDKWKDLSYKNSYGKINILANSIIIKNNEVISPDMLEKGDVIRVITDEYLINKLASTGARDVNGYIILVEK